A region of bacterium DNA encodes the following proteins:
- a CDS encoding FAD-binding oxidoreductase yields the protein MKKSFLQKIKKSFYPGFLRMDPEALGTYGRDGSIGTQPRPSAVVFPRSTPEVSRFLKECARFQVPVVPNGGKTGMSGGAVAAQGEVVLSLEKMDRMEKVDPVARTVRVQAGATMEAVHRHCAASGLTWPVSIASKKQCQVGGNISTNAGGLKVVRYGSTRNWVLGLQVVLMGGEVLELNGALEKNNSGYDLRQLFIGSEGTLGVVTEAVLKLSPAPGKAGTFFIALKDRAAVLRLFQRASQNPSFQVAAFEFLTRKCVEKVCEVFGLTCPVTLDAGAYVLMEVESPGDGGSAKEDWHLSPGPQVGGRALVEPSQAADGSHRAAKGARLGWDSWLTALKKQGVILEGRWARTPEEVHAFWTIRENMSKALSSYGVQQRYDLSVPISSIDPFLGDVDAAFKKKFPGFDVFVFGHIGDGNLHVNTHKPQTMSERAFWKKSLQASKVLYGIVKKYRGSVSAEHGIGLVKKPYLLYTRTPKEVELFRSLKKLFDPKGLLNPGKIFD from the coding sequence ATGAAAAAATCCTTCCTCCAAAAGATCAAAAAAAGCTTTTACCCGGGCTTTCTGCGCATGGACCCGGAAGCCCTCGGGACCTATGGCCGGGACGGTTCCATCGGGACCCAGCCCCGCCCTTCCGCCGTAGTTTTTCCCCGTTCCACTCCTGAAGTCTCTCGTTTCTTGAAGGAATGCGCCCGTTTCCAGGTACCCGTGGTGCCGAACGGTGGCAAGACCGGCATGTCCGGTGGCGCCGTGGCGGCCCAGGGTGAAGTGGTCCTGAGTTTGGAAAAGATGGACCGGATGGAAAAGGTGGATCCCGTGGCGCGCACCGTCCGCGTGCAGGCCGGGGCGACCATGGAGGCGGTTCACCGGCATTGCGCGGCCAGCGGCCTCACTTGGCCCGTGAGCATCGCCTCGAAAAAGCAGTGCCAGGTCGGCGGGAATATTTCCACCAATGCCGGAGGCCTGAAGGTGGTCCGTTATGGCTCCACCCGCAATTGGGTGCTGGGTTTGCAAGTGGTCCTCATGGGCGGTGAGGTCTTGGAATTGAACGGGGCGCTGGAAAAGAACAACTCGGGCTACGACCTTCGCCAGCTCTTCATCGGAAGCGAGGGGACCCTGGGGGTCGTGACCGAAGCCGTGTTGAAGCTGTCCCCCGCCCCCGGGAAAGCCGGGACCTTTTTCATCGCCTTAAAGGACAGGGCCGCGGTTTTGAGGCTGTTCCAACGGGCTTCCCAAAACCCTTCGTTCCAAGTGGCGGCTTTTGAGTTCCTGACCCGCAAATGCGTGGAAAAGGTATGCGAGGTCTTTGGGTTGACCTGCCCCGTGACCCTCGATGCCGGGGCCTATGTACTGATGGAGGTGGAATCCCCAGGGGACGGAGGATCGGCAAAGGAGGATTGGCACCTGTCCCCCGGCCCTCAAGTCGGGGGACGAGCCTTGGTTGAGCCGAGCCAAGCCGCCGATGGTTCCCATCGGGCGGCAAAGGGGGCTCGGCTAGGGTGGGACTCTTGGCTAACCGCGCTTAAGAAACAGGGTGTCATCCTAGAGGGCCGGTGGGCCCGGACACCCGAAGAGGTCCATGCCTTCTGGACCATCCGGGAAAATATGTCCAAGGCCCTTTCCAGTTATGGGGTCCAACAGCGGTACGATCTTTCGGTCCCCATTTCCAGCATCGACCCCTTTTTAGGGGATGTGGACGCCGCTTTTAAGAAGAAATTCCCCGGCTTTGACGTCTTTGTTTTCGGGCATATCGGGGATGGCAACCTGCACGTCAACACCCACAAGCCGCAGACCATGTCCGAGAGGGCCTTTTGGAAAAAAAGCCTCCAAGCCAGCAAAGTCCTCTACGGGATCGTTAAGAAATACCGGGGTAGCGTCTCGGCGGAGCACGGTATCGGGCTGGTGAAAAAACCTTATCTTCTTTACACCCGAACGCCGAAGGAAGTGGAACTCTTCCGTTCCCTCAAGAAGTTGTTCGATCCCAAGGGTCTGCTCAACCCAGGAAAAATATTCGATTAA